A window from Cryptomeria japonica chromosome 1, Sugi_1.0, whole genome shotgun sequence encodes these proteins:
- the LOC131036289 gene encoding uncharacterized protein LOC131036289, whose product MTTVKKVVQTVLLPLQLSLGIFLIMKTTPLWAVIHCTLAYLLDCLYFPYTDYKQLHGFKGRVFKKVVSHATTAGDVSKAKKQKVPNKPKNLGELIANSEMGRSVSVVYLGQRFELQRMEGDKMQVNIGFERKDGEKISMKVGPAYYITDKMWETVQYIVKLPPETVFVKNHKEIWEEVVTGDIMEFEEVLDSVILDNRAVVRLDHDYFLPVNLLLTEDKLQRTLNFVGLFLNTQKQIHWLIPACLSFTAVVMGFSTTLRLSIVGWIGKVFCRGLQFLCELLPLAMRRSAYSWGSWVERFKPSNDLQSKIVRGNVSVLIAGGAKFESESKIERINFADCSVDEIYSGGGPVLFGCDSKSDSSCDSVYIEWIFENAQKCLLKFGRVASKEVRSSLKPGHVELREVRSSLKADNTDIESGDGHCSTKEIKFFTSDFPKAQESLMADDIHTPSLDIECSKEEAIKLFIFAAYMAELQSGSLKSYDSNSKTVYVHRFIESINAYVRSGYPRLHKLYLEGVVVR is encoded by the coding sequence ATGACAACAGTGAAGAAAGTTGTACAGACGGTGTTGCTGCCATTGCAACTTAGCCTTGGAATTTTCCTGATCATGAAGACGACACCTCTTTGGGCGGTCATTCATTGCACCCTTGCCTACTTGCTCGACTGCCTCTATTTCCCTTACACAGATTACAAACAGCTCCATGGATTTAAAGGTCGAGTCTTCAAAAAAGTGGTCTCTCATGCCACTACTGCAGGAGATGTGTCCAAAGCAAAAAAGCAGAAGGTTCCTAACAAACCTAAAAATCTTGGGGAGTTGATCGCAAATTCTGAGATGGGTAGGTCAGTCTCAGTGGTCTACCTGGGTCAGAGGTTTGAACTGCAGCGAATGGAAGGAGACAAGATGCAAGTAAACATTGGATTTGAGcgaaaggatggagagaagatttCAATGAAGGTCGGGCCTGCATATTACATCACAGATAAAATGTGGGAAACTGTGCAGTACATTGTAAAATTGCCTCCAGAGACCGTGTTTGTGAAAAACCATAAAGAGATATGGGAAGAAGTGGTCACGGGCGATATTATGGAGTTTGAAGAAGTGCTTGATTCAGTAATATTGGACAACCGTGCGGTTGTTCGTCTGGACCATGATTATTTTCTGCCTGTCAACTTACTGTTGACGGAAGATAAGTTGCAGAGGACTCTAAACTTTGTGGGTTTGTTCCTAAACACTCAAAAGCAAATCCATTGGCTCATTCCCGCATGTCTAAGCTTTACAGCGGTAGTAATGGGGTTCAGCACAACGCTGAGGCTGTCTATTGTTGGATGGATCGGTAAAGTCTTTTGCAGAGGATTACAGTTTCTGTGTGAGCTGCTCCCATTGGCAATGAGGAGGTCGGCATATTCTTGGGGAAGCTGGGTGGAGCGTTTTAAGCCCAGTAATGACTTGCAATCAAAGATTGTCAGGGGCAACGTATCCGTACTCATTGCTGGAGGTGCAAAATTTGAATCTGAATCTAAGATTGAGCGTATAAACTTCGCTGACTGTTCAGTAGATGAGATTTACTCTGGAGGCGGCCCAGTTTTGTTCGGATGTGACTCAAAATCTGATTCCAGCTGTGACTCAGTTTATATTGAGTGGATCTTCGAGAATGCTCAGAAATGTTTGTTAAAATTCGGTCGTGTTGCATCAAAGGAGGTTCGGTCGTCTTTAAAGCCTGGTCATGTTGAATTAAGGGAGGTTAGGTCGTCGTTAAAAGCGGATAATACTGATATCGAATCTGGTGATGGACATTGCAGCACGAAGGAAATAAAATTCTTCACATCTGATTTTCCCAAGGCACAGGAATCGTTAATGGCGGATGATATTCATACTCCATCACTGGATATCGAATGTAGCAAAGAGGAGGCCATAAAACTATTCATATTTGCTGCTTACATGGCAGAGCTACAGTCAGGTTCATTGAAATCTTATGACAGCAATTCTAAGACTGTTTATGTCCACCGTTTCATAGAGTCGATCAACGCCTATGTCAGAAGCGGCTATCCACGACTCCACAAATTATACTTGGAGGGTGTAGTTGTCCGCTGA